A region of Pseudorasbora parva isolate DD20220531a chromosome 14, ASM2467924v1, whole genome shotgun sequence DNA encodes the following proteins:
- the LOC137039658 gene encoding uncharacterized protein encodes MGLPRQHLSNSCGVFVLMYSLSFVTAGPFDFTEPDVPCIRRWWCLLLLENFPLRSDEETRATKKQMRHIEKNAQKANVTPDLHLLNLPMEILEMILLEVVLQDGDSAYLNLSLTCSSFSAIVNTDLFRQKAHYEWLDSVVNWGIWSETSKAELRVPFEIKECQKCKTFFKSCSGFYGNGKCGCLRGFYDSIEDPDSCFMCQY; translated from the exons ATG GGCCTTCCACGACAACATCTCAGCAACAGCTGTGGAGTTTTTGTCCTGATG TATTCGCTGAGCTTTGTGACAGCAGGGCCCTTTGATTTTACAGAG CCTGATGTGCCTTGCATCAGGAGGTGGTGGTGTTTGTTGCTTTTGGAGAATTTCCCCTTGAG GTCTGATGAAGAAACTCGGGCAACAAAGAAACAAATGAGGCACATTGAAAAGAAT GCACAAAAGGCAAACGTGACTCCTGACTTGCACCTTTTGAAT CTACCCATGGAGATCTTGGAGATGATACTCCTAGAAGTGGTGCTACAGGATGGAGATTCTGCCTACTTGAATCTGTCACTTACTTGTAGCAGCTTTAGTGCAATTGTTAACACGGACCTGTTCAGACAGAAGGCACACTACGAATGGCTTGACA GTGTTGTGAACTGGGGGATATGGAGTGAAACATCCAAGGCTGAATTGCGGGTGCCTTTTGAAATTAAAGAGTGCCAAAAATGTAAAACCTTCTTCAAGTCCTGCTCGGGTTTTTACGGAAATGGGAAGTGTGGTTGCCTGAGAGGATTTTACGATAGCATAGAGGACCCAGACAGCTGTTTCATGTGCCAGTATTAG